One Natrinema longum genomic window, GAAGGGCTTGATCTCGCTTGGCCAGTCCGTGATGAAGTAGTGGCCGCCGACGTCGTCGCCCAGCGCCTTCTCGGCCTCCGTCGAGAGGTCGTCGCCCCAGACGAGCTGTTCGTCGAGTTCGCCCGTCGCGTTGATCCGCTCGATGGCGTCCTCGTAGCTGATACGTGGGAACGACTCCTCGGGTGCGCTGAATTCGTCTTCGAGGCCCAGCGCCTCGAGTTCGTCGGCGCAGTTGTCCGCCACCGCTTCGTAGGCGGCGCGGACGACGCCCTCGACGACGTCCATGGCGTCGTTCTGGTCGCAGAAGGCACCCTCGAAGTCGATCGAGGTCGCCTCGTTGAGGTGGCGGGGCGTGTTGTGTTCCTCGGCGCGGAAGATCGGGCCGATTTCGAAGACCCGCTCGACGTTCGATCCGGCGATCAGCTGCTTGAACAGCTGGGGCGATTGGTTCATGAAGGCCTCCTCGCCGAAGTAGGTGATCGGGAAGAGTTCGGTGCCGCCCTCGGTGCCGGTCGCGACGATCTTCGGCGTGTTGATCTCCGTACAGCGGAACTCGCGGAACTGCTCGCGCACGGCGCGCAGGATCTCCGAGCGGATCTCGAAGACGGCCTGCACCTCGTCCTTGCGCAGGTCGAGGGTGCGGTTGTCGAGTCGCGTCGAGAGGTCGGCGTCGACCTTGCCCGAGGGATCGAGCGGCAGTTCGGGGTCGGCGGGCGCGATGACCTCGACGGACTCGGGCGTGACCTCGACGCCCGTCGGTGCGCGCGGCTCTTCCTCGACGGCACCGGAGACTTCGACGACGCTCTCGCGGGAGGCGTCGAGCCCCGTTTCGACGAGCTCGTCGTCCATCTCGTCTTTCTCGAACTTGATCTGGATCTTACCCGAGGTATCCCGGAGAATCAGGAAGGCGATGCCCCCGAGATCGCGGATCTCGTGGACCCAGCCGGCGACCGTCACGTCGTCGCCCGGCTCGGCGTCGGCAGTGTAGGTTCTATCCTGCATACCACCCGATTGACGCAGGCGCAACTTAAGCCCAGCCGTTCGGAGTCGCGCTCGTCTCGCCGATCGGATTCACTCCTCGAGCGATCCCACGCGTTCGACCAGCGGCTCCACATCGGTCGACAAATGTCCTCGTCCGTCCTATTTTTGTCGCCTCACGCACTGTTTGGAAGTATGGGCGACCTCGAGCGACTCGCCGACGACGTCCGCCGGGCAGACACGGTCGTCGCCTTCACCGGGGCCGGTATCTCGGCTCCCTCGGGCGTGCCGACGTTCCGGGGCGACGACGGCGTCTGGGAACGATTCGACGAGAGACAGTTCGCCTACGGCCGGTTCCAGCGCGATCCCGAGGGGTTCTGGGAAGACCGCGTCGAGTTACAGCGGACGATGTTCGACGGCGATTTCGAACCGAACGCGGCTCACGAAGTGCTGGCCGCGATGGAACGGGACGGCGACCTCGAGGCCATCCTCACCCAGAACACGGACGGATTACACGGCGAGGCAGCGGCGGCGGTCGGCGACGAGACGACCGACCCCAACACTGCGCGCGACGCGGAACCGACCGTCCTCGAGCTTCACGGCAACTCCCAGCGGGTCCGCTGTACCGACTGCGGGAACAGCCGGGACGGCGATCCGATCTTCGAACGGGCAGCCGACGGCGACCTGCCGCCGACCTGTGACTGCGGTGGCGTGTTCAAACCCGACGTCGTCCTCTTCGGCGAGCAGCTCCCGGGGGCGGTCATCCAGCGGGCCCGGTCGCTCGCCCGCGAGAGCGACGTCTTCCTCGCGATCGGCTCCTCGCTCGTCGTCGAGCCCGCCGCCTCGCTCCCGCGACTCGCCGCATCGACCGGCGCGACCGTCGGCATCCTCAACCTCGAGTCGACGCCGGTCGACGGGATCGCGGACGTCGTCTCTCGCGAAGACGTGACGGACAGCCTCCCTCGATTACGGGACCTCGTCCTCGAGTGACGGAGCGTTCGAGGCGCTCGCTCGCGCACCCGACGGAGAGTGGCGTCGCCGTCGCGTCGTGGCAAAACAGTCGCAACCGGTGAAGGGATGCGCTCGGACGGAATCGGAGGCGTGCGTCAGGCGTCGTTGGCCGCTTCGACGGTTTCCCGAACCGCCTCGATGCCCTCGTCGTGTGCGAGGTCGCCGACGACGATCACGTCGGCGTGCTGGGCCATCGAATACGCGGAGTCGTAGTCGTGAATCCCGCCGCCGTAGAACAGCGTCGATTCGTCGGTGGCGTGAGCCGCGGCCTCGACGACGCCCTCGTCGCCGAGGGTGCCCGAGTACTCGACGTAGACGATCTCCTGCCCGAACATGTGCTCGGCGACCGTCGCGTAGGCGGCGACGTCGTCCGCGCCGAGATCGCAGTTGGCCTCCGTTAGCTCCGCGACGTCGGCCTCGGGGTTCATCACGATGTAGGCCTCCGTCGTCGTCCGTTCCCAGTCGAGGTCGCCCTCGAGGCGGACCCATTCCTTGTGGGCCTCGGTGATCCAGAACGGCGAGCCGGCGTTGAAGACGGTCGGAATGAGATAGCCGTCCAGCGCGTCGTCCTCGAGGACGACCTCGGGGTTGGAGGGCTCCTGATAGAGCGCGACGTCGTGTTCGGCACAGGCCTCGATGACGGCGCTCATGTTCTCTTCGGTGATGCCCATGGTGCCGCCGACTTCGATCGCGTCGGTGCCCGTCGCACAGAGATCGCCATAGGTCACACCATCCGGTAACTCCTTGTCCGGATCGAGCTTGAGAATATGGTTCCAGTCATCCCAGGGGGTAGTCATACCGCGTCGTTTCCCGACAACCAGCAAAAACGCTACGGAACGGCCCCGTTCCGAGTCCCATCATCGAGACGGGCGTCGAAACGATCCGTCGATCGTCTCGGGGCGACGGGCAGGGGGAGCCGCCCCCGACCACGGTCGACGACCGAGACCGATCGAAACGCCTCGCGAGGGCGGGGATCAGTGCTCGTGAGACGGAGCCAGCGAGGTCGGGGGTCCAGAGTGGGTCGGCGCGTCGATGACGCCGTCAGGTCACAGCTGTTCGGCACTGACAGCGCGGAGCGAGCTGTCGTTTTCGACTTCCCAGATCCGCAACACGAGGTGGGCCTTGCAGTAGTATTCGGCGGTCTCGAGACCGGTCTCTCCGTTCTCGAGGACGAGCTGGCAGGTACCCCCGTTCGAACACTCTGGTGAATGTTCACACATTTGAACTCGGTTGAACTACTCGTCTCCCGGTCAAGACTTTGTCGGTGAAAGAGTTCGGTCGTCGCGGTCGAAGTGGACCCGTGCTATCGATTCGACCCGTCATACTCGGGGATATCACCGGCTACTAACGGTGCTCGAACCGAGACGTTCGCGAGCGCCGACAGCACGGTCGAGGTGACGGCGTGGGTGGGTTCGACTCTGCAGTGCGGGCGTGGACCGCCACTAGACGCCCTGACTCATCAGATGGCTGCGCAACACGTCGGCCTCCTTGTTCCCGGAGCCGGTGTTGACGATGACGA contains:
- the aspS gene encoding aspartate--tRNA(Asn) ligase, yielding MQDRTYTADAEPGDDVTVAGWVHEIRDLGGIAFLILRDTSGKIQIKFEKDEMDDELVETGLDASRESVVEVSGAVEEEPRAPTGVEVTPESVEVIAPADPELPLDPSGKVDADLSTRLDNRTLDLRKDEVQAVFEIRSEILRAVREQFREFRCTEINTPKIVATGTEGGTELFPITYFGEEAFMNQSPQLFKQLIAGSNVERVFEIGPIFRAEEHNTPRHLNEATSIDFEGAFCDQNDAMDVVEGVVRAAYEAVADNCADELEALGLEDEFSAPEESFPRISYEDAIERINATGELDEQLVWGDDLSTEAEKALGDDVGGHYFITDWPSEIKPFYIKDHDDDPQLSTGFDLMHPRMELVSGGQREHRHEKLIEGFEQQGLDPDQFEYYTKMFKYGMPPHAGFGLGGERLIMTILGLDNIREAVLFPRDRQRLSP
- a CDS encoding SIR2 family NAD-dependent protein deacylase codes for the protein MGDLERLADDVRRADTVVAFTGAGISAPSGVPTFRGDDGVWERFDERQFAYGRFQRDPEGFWEDRVELQRTMFDGDFEPNAAHEVLAAMERDGDLEAILTQNTDGLHGEAAAAVGDETTDPNTARDAEPTVLELHGNSQRVRCTDCGNSRDGDPIFERAADGDLPPTCDCGGVFKPDVVLFGEQLPGAVIQRARSLARESDVFLAIGSSLVVEPAASLPRLAASTGATVGILNLESTPVDGIADVVSREDVTDSLPRLRDLVLE
- a CDS encoding phosphoglycerol geranylgeranyltransferase produces the protein MTTPWDDWNHILKLDPDKELPDGVTYGDLCATGTDAIEVGGTMGITEENMSAVIEACAEHDVALYQEPSNPEVVLEDDALDGYLIPTVFNAGSPFWITEAHKEWVRLEGDLDWERTTTEAYIVMNPEADVAELTEANCDLGADDVAAYATVAEHMFGQEIVYVEYSGTLGDEGVVEAAAHATDESTLFYGGGIHDYDSAYSMAQHADVIVVGDLAHDEGIEAVRETVEAANDA